A single window of Xiphophorus hellerii strain 12219 chromosome 12, Xiphophorus_hellerii-4.1, whole genome shotgun sequence DNA harbors:
- the LOC116729426 gene encoding transcription factor BTF3-like isoform X2, producing MFVLRFNLRHFLGSLLSASISYCVSRVFTHFQMKESIMNQEKLAKLQEQVRIGGKGSARRKKKVVHRTATADDKKLQFSLKKLGVNNISGIEEVNMFTNQGTVIHFNNPKVQASLAANTFTITGHAENKQLTEMLPGILNQMGADSLTSLRRLAETLPKPAGDNKAPIVAAEEEDDEVPDLVENFDEASKNEAN from the exons atgtttgttttacgCTTTAATTTACGTCACTTCCTGGGCTCCCTCCTTTCTGCCTCCATCTCTTATTGCGTGAGCCGCGTGTTTACACACTTCCAG ATGAAGGAGTCGATAATGAACCAAGAGAAGCTTGCCAAACTGCAGGAGCAGGTCCGCATAGGTGGTAAG GGGTCAGCCCGAAGAAAGAAGAAGGTGGTGCATCGGACGGCTACAGCAGACGATAAGAAGCTGCAGTTTTCACTGAAAAAACTAGGAGTCAACAACATCTCTGGTATTGAAGAG GTGAATATGTTCACAAACCAGGGGACGGTGATCCACTTCAATAACCCAAAGGTTCAGGCCTCCTTGGCTGCCAACACGTTTACGATCACAGGGCATGCTGAGAATAAACAGCTAACAGAGATGCTTCCGGGAATCCTCAACCAGATGGGAGCTGATAGTCTTACCAGCCTCAGGAGATTAGCAGAAACTCTGCCCAAACCAG CTGGAGACAACAAAGCTCCCATAGTTGCTGCCGAAGAGGAAGATGACGAAGTTCCTG atCTTGTGGAAAACTTTGATGAAGCTTCAAAGAACGAAGCAAATTAA
- the LOC116729426 gene encoding transcription factor BTF3-like isoform X1 produces the protein MFVLRFNLRHFLGSLLSASISYCVSRVFTHFQEIFPNSHCVSTTAKEKCSRVVLLSVSYNWCQEAMKESIMNQEKLAKLQEQVRIGGKGSARRKKKVVHRTATADDKKLQFSLKKLGVNNISGIEEVNMFTNQGTVIHFNNPKVQASLAANTFTITGHAENKQLTEMLPGILNQMGADSLTSLRRLAETLPKPAGDNKAPIVAAEEEDDEVPDLVENFDEASKNEAN, from the exons atgtttgttttacgCTTTAATTTACGTCACTTCCTGGGCTCCCTCCTTTCTGCCTCCATCTCTTATTGCGTGAGCCGCGTGTTTACACACTTCCAG gaaatatttccaaacagccaCTGTGTCTCTACTACAGCAAAGGAAAAGTGTAGTAGAGTTGTGTTACTTTCTGTCTCATATAACTGGTGTCAGGAAGCT ATGAAGGAGTCGATAATGAACCAAGAGAAGCTTGCCAAACTGCAGGAGCAGGTCCGCATAGGTGGTAAG GGGTCAGCCCGAAGAAAGAAGAAGGTGGTGCATCGGACGGCTACAGCAGACGATAAGAAGCTGCAGTTTTCACTGAAAAAACTAGGAGTCAACAACATCTCTGGTATTGAAGAG GTGAATATGTTCACAAACCAGGGGACGGTGATCCACTTCAATAACCCAAAGGTTCAGGCCTCCTTGGCTGCCAACACGTTTACGATCACAGGGCATGCTGAGAATAAACAGCTAACAGAGATGCTTCCGGGAATCCTCAACCAGATGGGAGCTGATAGTCTTACCAGCCTCAGGAGATTAGCAGAAACTCTGCCCAAACCAG CTGGAGACAACAAAGCTCCCATAGTTGCTGCCGAAGAGGAAGATGACGAAGTTCCTG atCTTGTGGAAAACTTTGATGAAGCTTCAAAGAACGAAGCAAATTAA